The following is a genomic window from Malus sylvestris chromosome 7, drMalSylv7.2, whole genome shotgun sequence.
TATAAATATGTGGATTGCATAGCCTGAATTGTATACTGCTTATATCCTGAAGATGCAGTATAAGGAGGGTGCAACTTCGAACCAACTGCAGACTGCCTAATACAATAGCTTTGGTTAATCAATAATAATAGGATATGACTCTGCCCCTTTTTAACTAGAATAATTAATGTATTGTGAAAACTAATGGTGAGCATGATCTACAAGAATAGATTGGAATTGGTAAAATGGAAATGGAAAGTCGTTTTCGAATAGAACTTGTTACGTACCCAAGGAAACGAGGAAAGTTGTTAGGAGAATGTTAGCAACATTCTCATTTGAATTAGATGAAAACGTGAATTCGAATCTAGTTAATTTTGTGGATATAGATGATATCTAAAGGGTGACTAAGATAGTAAACGTTTCTGATTATCAAACGGCACTGTATTATGAGAAAAAACTAAAAAGGTAGAACAAAAAAGTTCAAATGAGAGAATTACTAGCATTACTTAGTCATAATATCATTATGGTGTCCCGTCGAAAAGAGAAGCGATTTTTGGAGGACTCCTTAGTTATTATATATTCCTTAGTTTTTAGTTATTACTTAATACTTATTCTGATTCTATACATTATGTTTACAGGAGTGTTTAAGATGCCTCCAAAGCGACTATTGTCTCATTATAAGCTCGATGCTCGCAACAACAGGCTTCTTATGGTGTCATGCAATGCAGAGGACATGCTATTACCTTGCAgtaattttacattttatggTAATTGAAGGCATGCACGATCTGCAGAATTTTAATTAGAGATGGGGATTTTCAAAGAATTTATAGTTTTacttttcttgcatttttttttttttttttggttctgcAGAATTTGATTCAGATTTCAAGGTGCTGGGAAAGCAAGAGTTCAACATCCCTGATCACTTGATGATCCACGATTGGGCTTTCACAGACACTCattatataatatttgctaatcGCATCAAGCTTGATGCTGTCGGTACGTTTTTTAAATAACTTATCGTGATTTGCtggtcatttttttatttttatttactgATCATAAGATCTAGAGAACATTTTGATGAGGATCTCCGATCCTTACAAGGTGAGGTGTAAGTgagtaccattttttttttactccatATGTTTAacataaaaaatcaattttttgttgGAAAGTTATAAGTTATAGTGACAGACAAACATGTTTTGCATGATTCTATTTGGTCGAACATATTTTACATGATTATATCACTCCATTAATTATATGTTTCTAAAAATTTCTTGTTGACAGAATATGTTGCTAAAATTGATCGTGTAACGAACCGACAAAGATAAGTTTAGAAGCGTTTTTAATAGTAAAAAATGCTTTTGACTATATTTAGCGCAAACACTTAAAAAGTATTTATGGCTTATAAAACATTTTTTTCGGAGAAAAACCTACCATGCAGAACCTTTATTCATAAAACACTTTATAGTAATAAGttaaacatatttataataaaacaTCATTGGTGTCAAAACTTGAGCATAGACTGACTGGGTTCAACATGTATTTGCTCGAGTGTTATTTTTGGTCTCAATGCCACGAGATGGCTTGAGTGAAAGAGAAAATAGTTGTGCTATTGTTGGAGGTTGCCAAGTGTGTGTAGAGTTGTATTGTGCTTGTACATAAAGTTGTATTGTGCTTGTGTGTAGATCTGACTTCTTAGCTAAACGATTGTGCACCGAATGAGACGCTAATTTGGTTAACTTTCTTTTATGCTTTGAGGGAACGAGGACCTGAAATCCAGTGGGAAATGAGTGTATGCCTAAGTTATAACTAAAAATGAAAGTAGAATTGGAAATAAAAACCTGAAATTGAATATAATCATTTCATGATTAAATCAAGGTTAAAATGTTTACAAAAGTGATTTTAGGCTAATGAGCAGTCTACATGACTTGACAAGTAAATAGactttaaaatataaataaagtaGTAAATTCTAGCAAGATTCAGGCATGTAGGACAAATCATTCTAGAGGAGTCCATCGAGGCCACCGGGATCTGACTAGACTGAGCATGAAATATTGCCTCGAAGAGGTGATCAAGGTGGTTGGAATTGCATGTCAACCAAATCATACAACGGGGTGGCAAAGCTATAAAAGTTTAAGATCTTAGGGATCATAAGCAGTGTTTGCTTTGAATGAAGGCTTTAGATTGTAGCTGAAGACTAGAGATTGCTGAAGAGCAATTGGTTTGCGCTGAAACGTCGTTGGGTTGATTAAAGAACACTTGAGGTTTGTATAATCACAAGTGATTGAATTTGATGAAGGTCTCGAGCTTGTGGCCTCTGGCTCTATTTATAGACAATTGGGAAAGAGCAACCTCGAACATATCGTAAGTTGGAGTAGTGGTAGATCGTCCTTTTGATGCTGATAATGACTACAATTCGTAGTTGTTGGTCTTCTGTCTAGGGACGCCTGCCATTTAAGGATGCAAGAGATTCTTAGGTCTAGTCTCCCATATGGCAAATAGGCTTCCAGGAGGGTCGCGTACGAGCCCTCGGTTGGCTATAGTTGCGAGAGGTAGTCATCTAAGCCCTAGGTGAGAATCTTGGATTGGGCTTTTGGATTCGATGGGCCGATGTCGCACAAATATTTGACCCATAacactttatttttatttatgacCCAAACAAGCATTTCTAACTCATACAAGTACTTATTACCTACGTAAACAATCTCAAAAGAGTACTGTCAAGATATATAAAATTGCTAGGTAAATGGCTTCTTAAAGTACTAACTAAAACGTTTTTAACACTACTTTCTATATTGGAACTGAGTTTCTTTCTATTTAGTGTGCATATCAGTATTATCCATTTATGTCACGATTGAGATAACTAAGCATCCATTTGGTCGTTTTACCTTAAAATGGAACTGGGCTTCTTTCTATTTTGTGCACGTATCTGTATCTCTCTATTTATGCAAAGCTTGAGATAGCTTAGCATGTATTTGTAACAAACCCTGTTCCAATTGAATGATTGCTGTATTTGTTCCAAACGCCatttgaattggatgattggttTATTTGTTCTAAACGAAATTGCAGGTGCAATGACAGCAGTTTGCGGGGCTACTCCTATGATAACAGCATTGTCAGTGAACCCTAGCAAGTCCACATCTCCCATATATTTGCTTCCTCGGCCTAGTAATGAAAATGGCAGAGATTGGAGAGTGCCTATTGAAGCGTCTTCACAATTGTGGTTCCTACATGTATGCaatgcttttgagaatttggatGAGAATGGGAATTTGGATATTCAAATCCATGCTTCTGCTTGCTCTTACGAGTGGTTCAATTTCCAGAAattatttggtaattttttaaatatttaactcttattgttttttgtgtgaagAAAGTTAAGCTTCTACCATAAAAATTATAGGCAATATGGTGAGAGTAGcctaattacttataagcacatgcaagattTATCATTTTCCCAATGTGAGATTGATACACTCAACACTTTACTGAATCATATGTTCAATGACATTTAATTAGTATATTTTGTTAAAGGTTATAAGTTCAAATCTCACAAGTGAAACCCTAAAATTAGTTAAGATCTTTTGTTTTGTCTCCAAACTtgtttcacactttttttttttttttttttgtggacaGGATATGATTGGCAAAGTGGTAAACTAGACCCTTCGGTTATGAACATAAATGGAAGCCAAAGCAATCACTTGCCTCGTCTTATTCAGGTTTTTAATCTCAAGTCTGGATCCCTTGTctggtttaattttttttagtgagTAATGTTATATAGCCACACAAACTAACTGCATCGCTAATACGTTCTCTAATACAGGCTGCACCTTTATTAGAAAGTATGTCAGAAAAAGATGTCAGTTTTCTATGTCTAAATAAcattattgtttttaaattgTAATACTAATCTAAATCGTAACTGTGAATAACTTGGATTTGTAATACATGTTCAGATTGATAGTCCAACAATGCCAAAACAAGTATAGAACCTATTCGCTTCAAACTAGATAGAACAAAATAAGTTCGAAGTtgcaaataattaagaaaaaatgaATTGACTAATATTGCAGGTTTCCATCAACTTGGATAGCAACGGGAACTGTCAAAGATGTGATGTGGAGTCTTTAAACCAGTGGAACAAGTCATCAGATTTTCCAGTTATCAACCCAGCCTTTTCAGGTAGTaagaatacatacatatatgcagCAGCAACTTCAGGTTCTCGCAGTTCGTTGCCACACTTTCCATTTGACATGGTGGTGAAGCTAAATGCTGCATCTAAATCTGTGCTCACATGGTCTGTTGGTAGTCGAAAATTCATCGGAGAGCCTATTTTTATCCCCAAAGGCTCTGAAGAAGATGATGGCTACATTCTCGTAGTTGAGGTACATATACATTTGTATTCTGTGTACAACATTTTCAAGTTGGCAAATTTAAATCTTAAAGTGAGactttttctatatatatatatcttactTGTATTGCAGTATGCAGTTTCAGTTCAAAGGTGCTATCTAGTTATCTTAGATTCCAAGAAGATTGGAGGAGCTGATGCACTAGTAGCAAGACTTGAAGTCCCCAAGCACCTGAATTTCCCTCTTGGTTTTCATGGTTTCTGGGCCACTGCAGCGTAGTTTCGGTTTTTGGGTTACAAACACCATATTGTtaaagtgaaatttttttaaagcaatgtacattggtggtggtggtggtggggagtTCAATATAAATTAATTCACTGTCTTCCAAAAGAAGGGAGGAAAAGGAGGGGGAACTTAAGTAGATGTGGTTTGTACAAAGAAAAATTTTAAGAAATTATTCTCTTTGTGTCCATCAAACTAATATTAACTAAACTGTCCATCTGCTATTGTCTATAATTTATTCACATGTAAATACTGGCAGACGTAAGCTTTTATGCAAAAATTCTGAAAGCATATGATAAtaaaaaagtttaat
Proteins encoded in this region:
- the LOC126628133 gene encoding carotenoid cleavage dioxygenase 7, chloroplastic isoform X2 produces the protein MQANPFQVIPKLIFPSLIKLPPVHRSLSPPPTKPPRAISISTPGETDHAPIISSTVDVVDDSVAAFWDYQFLFVSQRSEQTEPITLRVVEGSVPPDFPSGTYYLTGPGLFSDDHGSTVHPLDGHGYLRAFQFDGFGGEVKFMAKYVKTEAQVEEHDPTTDRWRFTHRGPFSVLKGGQKVGNTKVMKNVANTSVLRWGRKLLCLWEGGNPYEIESETLDTVGKVSLMEGCDSGTESGDGGGGGMWDVAARLLKPILYGVFKMPPKRLLSHYKLDARNNRLLMVSCNAEDMLLPCSNFTFYEFDSDFKVLGKQEFNIPDHLMIHDWAFTDTHYIIFANRIKLDAVGAMTAVCGATPMITALSVNPSKSTSPIYLLPRPSNENGRDWRVPIEASSQLWFLHVCNAFENLDENGNLDIQIHASACSYEWFNFQKLFGYDWQSGKLDPSVMNINGSQSNHLPRLIQVSINLDSNGNCQRCDVESLNQWNKSSDFPVINPAFSGSKNTYIYAAATSGSRSSLPHFPFDMVVKLNAASKSVLTWSVGSRKFIGEPIFIPKGSEEDDGYILVVEFQFKGAI
- the LOC126628133 gene encoding carotenoid cleavage dioxygenase 7, chloroplastic isoform X1, whose amino-acid sequence is MLYISIMLATTISFHCHLLKLPKMQANPFQVIPKLIFPSLIKLPPVHRSLSPPPTKPPRAISISTPGETDHAPIISSTVDVVDDSVAAFWDYQFLFVSQRSEQTEPITLRVVEGSVPPDFPSGTYYLTGPGLFSDDHGSTVHPLDGHGYLRAFQFDGFGGEVKFMAKYVKTEAQVEEHDPTTDRWRFTHRGPFSVLKGGQKVGNTKVMKNVANTSVLRWGRKLLCLWEGGNPYEIESETLDTVGKVSLMEGCDSGTESGDGGGGGMWDVAARLLKPILYGVFKMPPKRLLSHYKLDARNNRLLMVSCNAEDMLLPCSNFTFYEFDSDFKVLGKQEFNIPDHLMIHDWAFTDTHYIIFANRIKLDAVGAMTAVCGATPMITALSVNPSKSTSPIYLLPRPSNENGRDWRVPIEASSQLWFLHVCNAFENLDENGNLDIQIHASACSYEWFNFQKLFGYDWQSGKLDPSVMNINGSQSNHLPRLIQVSINLDSNGNCQRCDVESLNQWNKSSDFPVINPAFSGSKNTYIYAAATSGSRSSLPHFPFDMVVKLNAASKSVLTWSVGSRKFIGEPIFIPKGSEEDDGYILVVEYAVSVQRCYLVILDSKKIGGADALVARLEVPKHLNFPLGFHGFWATAA